TCTAGAGCTTTTTCTAGAGATGTGATTAACGCTTTTCCGCCTTCTTTGTTTCTTACGAAGGATAGGGCTGCTTCTACTTTTGGTTTCATTGAGCCTTCTGCAAATTCTCCGTCTGCTAGGTATTTTTCAGCTTCTTCTATTGATAGGTGTCCTAGCCATTCTTGGTTTGGTTCTCCGAAGTGGATGGCTACCTTTTCTACTGCTGTAAGGATTACAAGTATATCTGCTTCTACTAGTTCAGCTACTTTTGCAGATGTGAAATCTTTGTCGATTACTGCATCTACACCGATTAGTTTGCCGTCTTCTTTGATTACAGGGATGCCGCCGCCACCTGCTGCTACTACGATCATTCCATCGTTGTAGAGTTTTTCGACTGCTTTTTTCTCAATTATATCGATTGGTTTTGGACTTGGTACTACTCTTCTGTAGCCTCTGCCTGCGTCTTCTTTGAAGGTGAAGCCTTTTTCAGCTTGTTTTTCAGCTTCTTCTTTAGAATAGAATGATCCAATTGGTTTGGTTGGATTTTGGAAGGCTGGGTCTTCTTTGTCTACCAATACTTGGGTTACAAGTGATACTACGGTTTGGTCCATTTCTCTTTTTGCTAGTTCGTTTTCGATAGCGTTTTGAAGATGGTAGCCGATATAGCCTTGGCTCATGGCTCCGCATTCAGCAAATGGCATTTCAGCTGTTTTTGCTTCTGATTTGCTTGCTGTATCCATGGCTAGGTTGATCATGCCTACTTGTGGGCCGTTGCCGTGGGATATTATTACTTGGTTGCCTTCTGCTACTAAGTCTACGATTGATTTAGCAGTTACTGCTACTGCTTTTTTTTGTTCTTCTGGGCTATTTCCTAGTGCGTTTCCGCCTAGGGCAAGTACGATTTTTTTCATTGCTTCTCCTTAAGTTTGATTTTAGTTGTTTAAGGCTCTGTCAACATTTCTGATAAAGTCTTGAACATTTGTTACCATTGATACGGCTGTAACTGTTCCCCTGTCTGATAGTTTGTTTACAGCGAATTCTTGGATGTCGATTGTGTACATGTATACTGGTCTTACTACGCCGTCAAATACGTTGTAGGATGGGGTCATATTTCCTGTTGCGATTGTGTAGAGGATTGCGCCCATCATGATGATTGTAGATGTTTTTCTAGCGTGTTTTCTCATTTCGTTTTGAGCAGCATATACGTTGTTGATTGTTTCAGGGAGTCCTAGTCTGTCACGGATTGTGCCTGCTATTACTACTGGAACGTCCATTTCAACACAAGCTTTCATGAAGCCGTCTTTTACAAGTCCGCTTTCTACAAGGGCTTTGGTTGAGCCGTATTTTCTTGCTAGGTTGATTGTTTTGTATAAGTTTTTGGTTGTGTTTTGTTCTTTTTCGAATTTTTCTTGGCCCCAAGTTGTGCCGTAGATTCCTTTTTCAAGGTCGAATGCTGCAGTTTCTGTACCACAGAAGATTGCATTTACATAACCATTTCTTACTAATCTTTCTAGGGCTGCTCTTGAGTCTCTGTCGAGTGCTAGGGCTGCTCCTACGATTAATGTTACATAACCATTGTGTTCTTTTTCATATTTTAGTACTTCGTATAGGTTGTCATAGTCGATTGAGAAGGCTGTTTCTCTTGATCTTCCTGCTCTAAATGCGAAAGTATCTTGGTGGGCATCTCCTTCTAGGAAGCCTTGGGTCCATACATAGATACCTTCTGAAGCATCTTCTGTACGTCCGATTACTACCTTGTCACCTTTTTTAAGGTTTCTAAATTCAACTATGTTTACACTTTCTTCACCTGGTGTGTCGTTTGCTACACAAACTGTATCCATTCTAGATTGAGCAGCTAATACCCATTTGTCATTTATTTTGAAGTATTCTGGATAAACTGAAAGAGCGTGGTAGTTTCTTGGGCTAAGTCCATCTTCTTTTACTTCTTCTAGGGTTACATTTGGTGCATTTTTAAGAAAGTCTTTTTCAAAATCTGGGTGATGGTATTTTGGCATTTCAAATTTCATTATTGTATCTCTCCTTCGTTTTTATCTGCTTTTTTGTCAGCTTCTACGTATTCCATTTCAGGAATTTCCATTTCTCTAGCAAAAGCCTTGTTTGCTGGGCTTATTAGAGCTTTTTCACAGTTTACTACGAAATCTTGTACGTTTGTTACCATTGGCACGTATGCAAGATTTTCTCTAGCTGCTCCTACTTTGTGTACTACGTTTTCTGTTACGTCTACACAGTATAGGTAAACTGGTGAAATTTTTCCATCTTTTCTTACCCTATAGCTAGATGCCATGTTGGCTACTGATAGGGAGTGGAGCATGGTTGCTATACAAATAATTACTGTTGCCTTATCAAGTTCTTTCTTTGTTTCTGTAAGTGCTCTATCTTCATCGCCTATTACTTCTGGAAGTGGACCGTCATCTCTGATTGATCCTGAAAGTACAAATGGAACGTCCATGTCTGATAGGGTCTTGATGATACCGTCTTTTACATTTCCGCTTGCGATAAATTCTTTTATAGAACCTGTTGTTCTTACTTCGTTTAATAGGTCAAGGTGGTTATAGTGACCCATTGGTTGGTTTTCTTGGGTGTAGATATTTTGACCAAGAGCTGTATTTAAGAATCCACCTTCAAGGTCGTGAGTTGCCATAGCGTTTCCGCCTAATAGGCAGTTGATATAGCCATTTTCTGCAAGTTGGTTAAGGGCTTTTCTAGTATCATAGTCAAATACTACTGAAGGACCTAGTACCCATACTATATAACCATCTTCTGAATCTCTTTCGTGTTGTAAGAGTTCAAATAGGTTGTCATAGTCTTCAGAGAATGATGTTTCTACGGCCTTACCTGGTTTAGAATATACATCGTCTGGGAAGGCGTTGTTATAAACAAAGATACCGTCTTCGATTTTGCCGTCTTCGCTTACTACAACTTGATCACCTTTTTTAAGGTCTCTTATTTCTTCTACTACGATTTTGCCGTCTTTTAGGACTGCAACACAGTTTAATGATGTATGTTCAGGTAGTTGCCATTCGCCATTTACTTTATAGAATGTTGGCATATGGCGTGTTAGGTAGAAATCATCAGGTGCAACACCGTCTTTCTCTACTTCTTGTAGGCTAATGTCTGCTGCTTTCTTGAACTTTTCTTCTGAAAAGTCTGGTGTAACAAATTCTGGTACTTTAAATTCCATTCTTCTACTCCTTATTTTTATTTTCTTTTAATTCGACAGTGAACTTATTTTCACTATCAAAATCCAAAGTTAATTCTGAGAATGCTTTAATTTCGCTTTCGAGATTTTTCTCGCAAATCAAAAAGTAAACATCCTGTTCTATAAGCTTCTTTAAGCTCCTTGCATCAAAACCCTCTTCCTTGGCATAGACGCCGAATTTATCAAAAAATCCGTCCGCATAGGAGAGTTTTATCTGTCTTTCTGCTAGGGCTTTTTCTAATTCCCTAAAGTTTAGGTAAATAAGCTTATCTAATTTATCATCATCTAGAGGGCTTAGTTTGAAGACGTAATCGACATATTTGCCAAAGTCCACGTCAAATTTTTCTTTGACTAATTTTTCGTAATCTTCGTCACTATCTACAGTCATGGTTAGGACTACGATTGAGTTTTTAAGGTTGATGTCGCGTCCCTTGTTATCCTTGATTGTGCCGTCTTGGATGATTTGTAGGACCAAGTTTTGCACCTCGAAGTGGGCGTTTTCGATATTTTCAAAAACCAACACACTGTAAGGTCTGGTCCTTAATGCCTGGGTCAATACTCCTCCGAATTCGTATCCAACATAGCCAGGAGGGGCACCAATCAGCTTGGTGATTGATGACTTATCAGTAAACTCGCTCATATCGAAGCTAAGTAGGGATTTTTCTCCCTCATAGAGATAGTCTGCCAAAAGTTTGGCTATATAAGACTTACCCGAAGATGATGGTCCTGAAACATTAAAACTTAGGACTGGCCTTTTTCTCTCAAAGAGACCGCCTTCTGATATGATGTAGGTATTTATAATCTTATCGATCATATCATCGCCGCCTACGAATTCTTCCTTGAGTTTTTCTCTAACAAGTTTAATAGAATCAAGTTTGTCATATTGGAGCTTAGACTTTGGCATTCCGCTCATCTTTGAAATAATATCTTTGACTTCAGAAACGCCAACTTTTGTCCTCAGCGGATAATATTCTCCTTTATCTTCTATTTTCTTTAATTTTTCGCTTACTTTTTCTTTTAGACTTACGAACTTATCAAGGTTTTCAAAGTCTCTCTTATCCTTGGCTTCTTCTATCTCAAAGCCAATGATGTCGATTTCTCTTTCAAGCTTGACTATAGTTTCTTGTCTTTCTTTTTCTTTTTCATAGAGTTCAGTTTTTTGGGCAAGCTCTTCTTCAAGCTTTTTGATCTGTTCTTCTTTTTCCTTGGACCTGTGGCTTGATAGGCTGTCTTTTTCGTTTTTTAAGGCTATATTTTCCATTTCAAGCTGGACAATTTCCCTGTGGAGATTATCTAGCTCTTCTGGTTTTTGGTCCCTCGCCATTTTTACCTGGGCACAAGCCTCATCTATGACGTCTATTGCCACATCTGGGAGTTTCCTCTCAGTCAAAAACCTCTTTGATAATTTAACCGCTTCTGTGATAGCAGGGTCTGTTATCTTTATCATATGGTGGTTTTCGTATTTGGATTTTATTCCCCTCATGATAGCAATTGTTGTTTCAACGCTTGGCTCCTCGATTAGGATTTTTTGGAAACGCCTATCAAGGGCCTTATCTACCTCAATGTGCTTTCTGTATTCTTCGATGGTAGTTGCACCTATTGTTAAAATCTCTCCACGAGCCAGCATTGGTTTCAGCATATTGGCTGTATCCATTGTTCCCGATGCAGATCCTGAACCTATTATGTTGTGGATTTCATCTATAAATAGAATTATCCTTCCCTTAGAGTCCTTGATAATTTCAAGAATTTTTTTAAGTCTTTCTTCAAAATCTCCCCTGTATTTTGCTCCAGCAACTAAGGCTGTCATATCTAGGGAGAATATAATCTTATCTTTTAAATCATCTGGCACGTCGCCTGCCACAATCCTTTGGACAATACCTTCAACTATGGCAGTTTTACCAACGCCTGCATCCCCGATTAAAACCGGATTGTTTTTTATCCTTCTAGATAAAATCCTGATGGCGTTTCTGGTTTCTTCTTCCCTGCCGATAACCGGATCAAGCCTTCCTTCGATGGCTTCCTTGGTGAGGACTGTCCCGTATTTTTCAAGGTTGATTATAGTTTCTTGGTCGACGCCCTTTAGTAGGTATTCGTTAAATTTCTTGGCAACTAATTCGTTAAAAATTTGATAAGTTAGACCGTGTGTCGCCGCAAGTTTTGCTGTTGGCATATCGGCTTCTCTTAGGAGGGCCAAAACCAAGTGTTCGGTCTTGATTTTTTCTTCAAACTGGTTTCTAGAAATTTCTTCTGCTATCAAAAGAGCTCTTTGATAAGACCTTGATGTGTAGAGGGAAGAAATCCCCTTAGCTGACCTTAATTTGGTCAGGGCATTTTCTGTATCATCCAAAACATCTTGGTAGATTACCTTAAGTTCCTTAAAATAGGTTCTTATTAATTTTTCCTCTAAGGTCAAAATCGCATAGAAAATGTGAAGGTCAGATACCTCTACGTTGTTTTTCCTGATGGCAACCTTATTAGCTTCTTTAATAATTTCCACAGAAGATTGTGAATACTTACTTATGTCCATATTTACCTATCCTATCACCATAAATATAAGATGGGCAGCTATACCTGCTCCGAGTCCTCCTATAGTATGGCACAATATTGCATTACCTGTCATTTCTTTAGTCTCTAGGGCATCCATCATGGCTATGTGGGTTGATAAATAGCCTGACCAGCACATACAAATTGATGTAAATACTGCTATGTCGTTTGCTGTTACAACGCCTCTTCCAGACATATCTGCTACAACACCAATGGCTGCTCCTGCAGAACCTAGGGCTGTAATTGGCACAGCTATGGCTTCTGGTGAATTAAAACCAAATAGTGGGTTGATGAGGAAGGCAAGTTTTTCGCCTATCATTGGTAGGATTGCAATACCTTGGTTGGCTTCGCCTGTATAACCATTTGGGCCTGCGCCATTTGTAAGCATAACTACTAGGGTACAAATGAGGCAAACACCTGGGATTATTGCAACACCCATGTCTACTCCGACCTTACCACCGTCTAGGAAGGCTGTTATAAACCTAGCTCCTGCTGATCCTTCTCTGACTTTTCTATAGCCATCTGGTACGTTTGCTGCTCCCTTGGTTTCAACCATTTCTTCTGTGCCGTAATACTTTTTGGTCCTAGAAATCATAAGTCTAACTGATATGATAGAACCAACTACAGCACCAAGGAGTCCGACAAGGGCGCCCTTCATAGCATTGTCAACTGGTAAGGCCATCATAGATGTAACTGTGATAAGTCCCATACCAAAGGAAGTTCCTAGGTTGGTTAAGGCTGGCATCTGATATTTTTTGAAATATTTTCTAAAGTTATCATCAGCTGCAAGTGTTAATATGGCTGGGTTATCAGACATAAAACAATTTAGCATACCAAGAGAAGATGCACCTGGTAGGTCGTATATAGGCTTCATTATCTTTGAAACAAGCCTGTTTACTAAGGCAATAACGCCAAATTCTGAAAATATAGCAGATATACCACCTGCTAAAACTGCAACGGCCATCAAATATAGGCAGACATTCATCAAAAGATCATATGATGTAAGCATCATGGTTTTGATCATGTTTGTCCCGCCCATTATAGAACCCATATAGATAAAGAGGCCTAAGAAGGCTATCAGAAATATAAATACCTCTGGGCCAACATCTTTCTTTATGGTTTTGTCCATTTTTAATTCGTCTCTTATTTCATCTAATTCTTCCATTAAATCATCCTTAACAAGATAAATCTTGAATTTATATTTTTTTCAAATGCCTTAACTAAAAATATCCGAAAGAATCGGACATTTTTAGTTTTATGCACCTGTTAATTAAACTTTAGTTTAATTTATTATTTTACTTAGCTCCTGGGTAGAATTTAGGGTCATTGAAGAATTCATCAACAAGTTCTCTAATTTCACCACTTAGAAGAATCATACCAACCATGTTGGTAAATACTACTAATCCTAGGGTCGCATCAAGGAATACACCTGCGTTATCAAATGATACGAATCCACCAAGAAGGATCATAGCACATGCTATAAATCTTACTATTTTACCTACTGTTGTACCAAATAGGTATTCACCTTGTTTTTCAGCGTAGAATACGATTACTACGATTGTAGAAAGTACAAATAGGAATAGGGAAAGAGCTATAACAGCTGTACCGATTTGACCGAAAGCTGTGTTGAACGCTCTTTCAACTCCGATATCTTTCATGTCTGGGTTTTGCCATAGACCTGTTGTTAAAACAACTAGGGCAGAGATTGTACAAACTATAACTGTATCAGCGATTACTTCGAATACGCCCCACATACCTTGACGGCATGGATGGTCTGTAACTGCTGTAGCGTGTGCGTATGGAGCTGAACCCATACCAGCTTCGTTAGAGTAGCATCCTCTAGCTGCACCGGCTTTGATAAGTGCTGAGATACCTGCTCCTGCGATACCGCCACCTACTGCTCTTGGGTTAAATGCGCCAACAAAGATTGCTTTGAAAGCTGCTGGTATTTGATTAGCGTGCATGATTATAACTACAAGACCCATGATGATGTATAGGGCTGCCATGAATGGTACCATTTTTTCTGTTACTTGAGCGATTCTCTTGATTCCGCCGTAAGCTACGAGTACTACTAAGAGTGTAATTACTACAGCTCCTACTAAACGGCTAAGTCCTAATTGTTCAAGTGGGCCTACTGCTGAGATTGTTTGTAGAGTGATTGATGGTAGGATTTCAAGCATGAAGAAAAATGATACTAAGAATCCCATGATTTTACCTGCTGTACCGCCAATACCTTTTTTGAATGTATAAGCTGGTCCACCTACGAACTCGCCATCTACGTTTTTCTCACGGTATTTAATACCTAATACGATTTCTGCAAATTTTGTTCCTTGACCGATAATAGCTGCTATCCACATCCAGAATACTGCTCCTGGACCTGCTGTAAATATAATTGATGGAGCAACTACGATATTTGCTGCACCTATTGATGAAGCAAGGGCTGCTGATGCTGCTTGGAATGGTGAAACTGAACCTTCGCCGCCAACATCTGATGCAAACATTTTTCCAAACGTTTGCTTAATAATAAATGGCAAGTATCTAAGTTGTACAAATCCCATTCTAAATGATATTAAAAGACCGCCGCCTAGTAATACTATAAGGATAGGCCATCCCCAGAACCAACCTGTAAGTTTTGATATCATATCTAATATTGCTTGCATAATAATTCCTTTTTAATTTTATGGAGCCTTGGCCAAAAGGTTTCCTCTTAGACTAATGAAGATTTTCAAGAATCTAAGTTTACTTCCTAAGGCCAGCCCCATCCTTGTATTTTTTTTATAATCTAGTTTCGTCTAAAAACTAGCAAAGTGTTGCATACATAACTGCTTTGATTGTATGCATTCTGTTTTCTGCTTCTTCAAATACTAATGATTGTGCGCTTTCAAATACTTCGTCTGTTACTTCTATTGATTCCATACCATATTTTTCAAATATTTCTTGTCCAACTTTTGTTTCTTTATCGTGGAATGATGGTAGGCAGTGTAGGAAGATAGCTTCTTTGTCTGCGTTAGCCATAACTTCTTTTGTTACTTGGTATGGTTTAAGAATCTTAATTCTCTTTTCCCATTCTTCTTTTGGTTCACCCATAGATACCCAAACGTCTGTGTAGATTACGTTAGCGTCTTTGCTTGCTTGTTCTACATCTTCTGTAAGTGTAACTGTTGAGAAGTTTTCTGCTGCGATTTTTTCGCATTCTTTAACTAGCCATTCTTCTGGGAATAATTCTTTTGGAGCACATGCTACAAAGTCAACACCAAGTTTAGCACAAACTACCATTAAAGAGTTTGCCATGTTGTTTCTAGCATCACCAAAGTATACAAATTTTAGACCTTTTAGACGTCCAAAATGTTCTTCAATTGTTAGCATATCAGCTAGCATTTGTGTTGGGTGCCATTGGTCTGTTAGACCATTCCATACTGGAACACCAGAGTATTTAGCAAGGTCTTCAACGTGTTCTTGTTTGAATCCTCTAAATTCGATACCATCATACATTCTTCCAAGAACTCTAGCAGTATCAGCTACAGATTCTTTGTGGCCCATTTGAGATCCTGTTGGATCAAGATATGTTACTCCCATACCTAGGTCATAACCAGCTACTTCAAATGAACATCTTGTTCTTGTAGATGTTTTTTCGAATATGATAGCAATGTTTTTGCCTTCAAGATATCTGTGTGGGATACCAGCTCTCTTCATGTCCTTGAAGTTTTTAGATAAATCTAATAAGTATCTGATGTCCTCTGTTGAAAAATCCATTAATTTTAAGAATGATTTTCCTCTAAAATTCTTTGCCATAATAATCTCTCCTTTATTATTATTTGTTACCAATAGATTTTAGTAACGATTTCACATTTATATAATATCACAATTTTAAAATCGAGTTCGGACAAAAATGTCGAATTTTTTTGTCAGAAATTTAAAAATCGTCAAAAAGACCACTTTGATTGATTTTTTTGGCAATTCGAGAAGAAGCAAACGTTTTTTGTAAAAATATTATAAAAAAATCGCAAAAAATCTTGAAAATAAAAAAAGAAAAAATACCATAATATAAGGAGGCTTTCTTTTATGGGCAAAAAATATATAACCTTGCAGGATTCGTTTTCCTCATCTATGACCGAGTCAAACCTCATTAGTTTTGACATCCAGTCAGATAATGGAAAGACCCTGCCCCTTATGCACAAGCACAGTAGATTTTTGTACATACTAGAAGGAGAAGGCAAGATTAAAATCCAAGATAAGGTCTATAAAATGGCGCCCGGCGCAGTTATCTCTATCCTTCCTTGGCAAACTTCAGAAATAATCGAAGTAGAAAAGAATATTTCCTACTACCTTTTAGTTTACAACTTTAATTTGATAAACATTTACACTAAAAGCCAGCTAAATCTAAACAAAGAAGATGTTGACTTTATTAAGTGTCTCTATTCGAGCGAATCAGCTCTTTACGACCTCGAAGCCTGCGATAAAATCGAGGAAATCTTTGAGGATATAAGAAAAGAAGTGGGGGTCCATTCCCTAAACCTAATCATCCACACCAAGAAAAAATTCTCAACAATCTATCTTATGTGCAAGATTAGTGAACTTTTGATAATCTTCATGAGATATATAAACGACGATGACACCTTTGGCGAATCAATCGCCGCAAGACCTGAAAACATCTTTATGTACATGTTTTTAAACTCATCCAAGGATATAAGTCTTGAAGTCTTATCAAAAATTTTTCTCATGTCAGAATCGGCCATTAGCCAATACATCAAAGATGTGACCGGGCTTGGTTTTCTTGATATACTCCATGAGATTAGGATTTATAAGGCAAAATTCCTTTTAAGCCACACAGATATGACCCTAAAGGAGATTGCAAATGCAGTTCATTATTCAGATCCTGCCCAACTTTCCAAGGTATTCCAGTCCAAGCAAGCCATTTCTACCAAAGATTTTAGACGACTTAACCAGCTACTTGAAGGCAAGGAGTCTTTCACTTTTAAGCCTGAAGATTTAAAACTAATTGACTTTGTAAATGAAAACTATGCAGAAGACATTGATATAATGGAAGTTTCCAAAAAATTTGACATCACACCTAGAAATATCAACAAGATTTTCGTTTATTTTATGGAACAAAACTTCTATTCATACCTCCACCAAGTAAGGGTTCATGCTGCTTGTGATCTCTTAGTCAACACTGACGAACCAATCACAGACATAGCCATAGGTGTTGGTTACAATTCACCAAAGACCCTTTTGAGAAACTTTTTAAAACACCTGGGCATGACCCCATCAGAATTTAGGTCGGGTCATTTGGCAGATTTGCCAAAATAAATAATTTTTAATATATAAAAAGTGGGAGATTGATCCCACTTTTGTTTGTTTGGGCAAGGAAGAAAGGACTAAAATATGTGAGAGTCCAAGTTCCCCGCCCAGAGAAGAAAGGAATAAAACCACTTTGAGGATTGAGAGAAGAAAGGAAATATACTTTAAATCCTCAAGGCCCCTAATTATTATAGACAGAAAGAAAGGCTATGTGGTTTTATTTTTTTATATGGTTTCTTTTTATTTTCCTTACTGAAGAGGTGAGACGACTTTTTCTAAGACCTTTAATCGTCTATTTTGGAAAATGTGTAGAAACCAGCCGCCTTGCTCATCCACAAGGCATATCTATAGGATCCTAGGAGGGCTTTTTAGAAATTTGAGACTTTATTTTACTTTTTCCTAATTGCCATTCCCAGTTTATTCATTTTCTAACTTATTTGTATTAAATTAAGCTTTGTAAAATAAAAAAAGTATAGAAATATCCCTGGGGGATTTTTCTATACCTTCATAGTATAAATGTAAATTAAACTTTCATCTTCTGATAATAACGGCTTTGCCGTCTGGCATTACTTTCTTGTAGGCCACAGATAAAAGCTATATATTTTTTTCGAGCTCTTCTAGAGCTAGACTTATTAATTTTTTCATAGAATAATCGCTCACACCTACAATAACATTATCATCGTGGAGGAAGGGGATCAAAATTCTTTTTGCCCTTGATGTGGAAACGGCTTCTGCCATTTTGCCGGTAATTTCCCCACACATTGAGTTTGTAAGTAGGATGCCAATTGGGCCTATGATTATATCTGCCAGTTGAGCATTGTAGATTAGTGCATTTTCTCCTGTGGCTGCGCGAGTGGCTCCTGCCTTTAACATAGCACTTGCGGCATGGGAATTTGTCCCTACACAGGTGACGTCTAAATCTTTATGGTTTTCTCTAATGGAGCTAACAAGCTGTTTGCCAAGACCTCCGCCCTGGGCATCAATTACTAATACTTTCATATAACCTCTATTCTATTGATATTATTATAACATAAATTCCTTATTTTTTAAACTTTTAAAGAAGAAATAAATTTAAGGCAAAATTTTAAACAAGTTTTGTCCTTTTCATGATTTTTCGCATAAGAAAAGGGCCAACAAGGCCCCTTCCCAATAGAAAAGAATAAGTTAGTCCTAGTTTTCAAAAGGGAAAACTATAAGGAATTAATAATGAAAAACCTAGCTATTTGATAGCTGTTTATATTATAACATAAATTTCAACTTATGCAAACTTTTTCAGGCTTTTTTATTAATTAGTGTTTTTCAACATTTGATTGTTTTCCTGTCGTTTTCCCTTTCTTTTTAACTTATTTTTCGTTAGAAACTTTTTCTACATCTTCTTTTTTGCCCAGCAAAACAATTAGGTCATTTTTCTCGATTTTTGTGTGTGGACCTGGGTTTATAATTGTGCTCCCACTTCTTTCAAAGGCAACCACATTTAAGTTGTATTTGTTTCTGAAATCCAAATCCTTAAGGTCCTTGCCTATCCAAGCCTGGTGGACTCTGACTTCTGCAAGAGAGAATTCGTTAGAAAATTCTATAAATTCTAGGAGGTTTGATCCTGAAATCACCCTGGCAAGTCTCTCACCACTGTCGAGTTCTGGGAAAATTATCTTGTCAGCCCCGATTTTTTCTAAAATTCTCTCGTGGGTGGCTGTTGTAGCCTTGGCAATTACTGTAGTAATCCCTGCATCCTTGCATAGCAAGGTAGCCTCAATAGATGCTTCGATATTCGACCCTGTTGCAATTACTGCTATGTCAAAGTTTTTGATGCCCAAATCCTTCATAGCTTCTTCGTCAGTCATATCAGCCTGAGCGGCATAGGTCACTTGGTCGGCCATCCTTTGGACCTTGGTATAGTCCCTATCAACGGCCATGACTTCCACGCCTTTTTCAAATAATTTTTTGGCAAGTGCCGATCCAAACCTGCCCAAACCCAATACTAGTACGTTTTTTTCTTTCATATTTTCTCCTTAACCTATACTTATAAAACTCTCTGGATACCTAATTAGGCTCTTTTTAGCCTTCATGCCAAAGGCAAAGGCCATGGTCATTGGACCGATACGGCCCAAATACATACACAAGGTAATTAAATTTTTGCCTGCATCTGTTAAATGTGGTGTAATTCCTTTGCTTGCCCCGACTGTGGCTAGGGCTGATACTGTTTCATACAAAATATCTACAAGGGGCGCACTTTCTGTAATGGTGAGCATGAAGCTTACAGAAAGGATAATGACTATAGAAACCAAGAATATTGCAAGGGCCTTTCTTACGGTCTCTGTTCCAATATGTCTGCCAAAAACTACCGGTTCGCTTTCGCCCCTAACAACTGCGTGGGTTGATAAAACGAGAACGCCTAGGGTTGTTGTCTTGATACCACCTGCGGTTGATCCTGGAGAACCTCCCACAAACATTAGTCCCATGAGCATAAGGGCTGTCGAATCCTTAATCTTGGATAGGTCTACCGAATAAAAACCAGCAGTCCTTGCCACAACTGATTGGAAGAAGGATTCAAGGATTGACCCTTTCAAGGTCTCGTATTGAAGGACCCCGTCTTCGTTTTCCAAAAATAGAAACATGACAGTTCCTAATACCAAAAGGATAGCTGTTACCATAAGGACCAATTTGGAGTGGGTTGATAATTTCTTAAATGATCTACGTCTAAAAAGTTCACTTGTCACCACAAAACCCAAACCACCGACTATTACAAGGGCACAAAGGGTGAGGTTAATTAATAAATCGTCCCTAAATGGGAAAATGGAATCTCCCAAAATATCAAAACCCGCATTACAAAAGGCTGAGATTGAATGAAATACCGCATACCAGACGCCTTTGCCAGCCCCATACAAGGGCACAAATTTTATGGAAAGGAGGATTGCTCCTAGAACTTCTGTCC
This genomic window from Anaerococcus murdochii contains:
- a CDS encoding CD0519/CD1768 family membrane protein → MEELDEIRDELKMDKTIKKDVGPEVFIFLIAFLGLFIYMGSIMGGTNMIKTMMLTSYDLLMNVCLYLMAVAVLAGGISAIFSEFGVIALVNRLVSKIMKPIYDLPGASSLGMLNCFMSDNPAILTLAADDNFRKYFKKYQMPALTNLGTSFGMGLITVTSMMALPVDNAMKGALVGLLGAVVGSIISVRLMISRTKKYYGTEEMVETKGAANVPDGYRKVREGSAGARFITAFLDGGKVGVDMGVAIIPGVCLICTLVVMLTNGAGPNGYTGEANQGIAILPMIGEKLAFLINPLFGFNSPEAIAVPITALGSAGAAIGVVADMSGRGVVTANDIAVFTSICMCWSGYLSTHIAMMDALETKEMTGNAILCHTIGGLGAGIAAHLIFMVIG
- a CDS encoding alanine/glycine:cation symporter family protein, whose product is MQAILDMISKLTGWFWGWPILIVLLGGGLLISFRMGFVQLRYLPFIIKQTFGKMFASDVGGEGSVSPFQAASAALASSIGAANIVVAPSIIFTAGPGAVFWMWIAAIIGQGTKFAEIVLGIKYREKNVDGEFVGGPAYTFKKGIGGTAGKIMGFLVSFFFMLEILPSITLQTISAVGPLEQLGLSRLVGAVVITLLVVLVAYGGIKRIAQVTEKMVPFMAALYIIMGLVVIIMHANQIPAAFKAIFVGAFNPRAVGGGIAGAGISALIKAGAARGCYSNEAGMGSAPYAHATAVTDHPCRQGMWGVFEVIADTVIVCTISALVVLTTGLWQNPDMKDIGVERAFNTAFGQIGTAVIALSLFLFVLSTIVVIVFYAEKQGEYLFGTTVGKIVRFIACAMILLGGFVSFDNAGVFLDATLGLVVFTNMVGMILLSGEIRELVDEFFNDPKFYPGAK
- the argF gene encoding ornithine carbamoyltransferase, coding for MAKNFRGKSFLKLMDFSTEDIRYLLDLSKNFKDMKRAGIPHRYLEGKNIAIIFEKTSTRTRCSFEVAGYDLGMGVTYLDPTGSQMGHKESVADTARVLGRMYDGIEFRGFKQEHVEDLAKYSGVPVWNGLTDQWHPTQMLADMLTIEEHFGRLKGLKFVYFGDARNNMANSLMVVCAKLGVDFVACAPKELFPEEWLVKECEKIAAENFSTVTLTEDVEQASKDANVIYTDVWVSMGEPKEEWEKRIKILKPYQVTKEVMANADKEAIFLHCLPSFHDKETKVGQEIFEKYGMESIEVTDEVFESAQSLVFEEAENRMHTIKAVMYATLC
- a CDS encoding AraC family transcriptional regulator, with protein sequence MGKKYITLQDSFSSSMTESNLISFDIQSDNGKTLPLMHKHSRFLYILEGEGKIKIQDKVYKMAPGAVISILPWQTSEIIEVEKNISYYLLVYNFNLINIYTKSQLNLNKEDVDFIKCLYSSESALYDLEACDKIEEIFEDIRKEVGVHSLNLIIHTKKKFSTIYLMCKISELLIIFMRYINDDDTFGESIAARPENIFMYMFLNSSKDISLEVLSKIFLMSESAISQYIKDVTGLGFLDILHEIRIYKAKFLLSHTDMTLKEIANAVHYSDPAQLSKVFQSKQAISTKDFRRLNQLLEGKESFTFKPEDLKLIDFVNENYAEDIDIMEVSKKFDITPRNINKIFVYFMEQNFYSYLHQVRVHAACDLLVNTDEPITDIAIGVGYNSPKTLLRNFLKHLGMTPSEFRSGHLADLPK
- a CDS encoding DUF3842 family protein — protein: MKVLVIDAQGGGLGKQLVSSIRENHKDLDVTCVGTNSHAASAMLKAGATRAATGENALIYNAQLADIIIGPIGILLTNSMCGEITGKMAEAVSTSRAKRILIPFLHDDNVIVGVSDYSMKKLISLALEELEKNI